The Carcharodon carcharias isolate sCarCar2 chromosome 23, sCarCar2.pri, whole genome shotgun sequence genome includes the window TGCTTCATGCTGATCTCCAGGATACAGTCATATACTTTACCATATACATGTTATCCATTTATCAATTTGCATTCAGAATCAAATTGACAATTGGTGGAAATGTACATTTTGGAAATTTAGATTTTGCTGCAAAATACTTTTTACAAAAATGGAACAGCCACTTTGCAACACTTGCTTTGCATTCAAACTTGCATTGAAATAACATCATAACAATGATCCATAAAGCTAATCTAATTTTAACCAGGAATCTGTGAGATGCAAAGAGGTATCAATGCACATTGGATCACTGCAAATCAGTGTTGTGCATTGATGAAAAAAATGGACAATGAAACATATGCTGTGGAATAGTAAAGACCACTGAAACAGATAGTATAAATGTGACAAATAGCCAATTGGgtatgtgtgtggtgagaggaggGATTGTGGCATATGGTGAGAGGGCAGCAATGTCTATGTTGACCTATGGAGATGGGTCAGGCATGTTAAATATAATGGCCTTTTCCAATCCCTTAAAAGTCTTCGGGTGTTACACTGTTTCCGAGAGTCAAAAATCATTTAGATCTGAGACAAATTGTGGCGCATTTTTCAAGTACGGTGTTTGGAACATGTTTACTGTTTACAAGTAGCAAAATATATAATTCCAAAATGTTTGAGCTGCCCACTTCCAAATAAAAAAATGGGAGACTGTTCATGGAATCCAAGTTAAACCAATATTTGGAATATCAGCCTTGAAACCATATTGCACAATATTAACTACAAGGATTTAATGCGCTTGTGTGAAAATCCTTCGTCTGTTATTTGAAGAGAGAAAATAACTCTATACCTTAAACAAATTAACTAACCTGTTGAACTAGCAGACAACAGAATTTCATACAAACACATTAAGAATTAATATGCTAATATCATGCAGTATAATTCCAATTTTTTTCTCATATTGTCTGCTAAAACATTACTTATGGTGTTACGCATGGACAGTAAAGACCAAGTATGACCTTTATGGAAAGCAGGATTAATGAGCAGGGGGTAATTAAATCAAGGTGCACAGCCGTAATTTAGTTGTCATTTTAAAGTTATATATTgtgtctttatttttaaaataaattcctcTGCTCACATTTATAGTGTGCACTGCCAAGGTAAACTTTTCATGCTGTGATTAGACCTTCCTGCTAGAGATGATGCCACATATCTTCTACTGGCAGGAAGATGTCATTACAGCAGCTATTATTAAATGTGCACAAGAGGAATTTGTAATGGCAAAAAGTTAACAGTATGTGCAGATATAAGGTCTTTAATATATTCTAGATAGATGCAAAAATAACCTTGTATAATACTGAATGTAATTAAAAAACTGTAGTGTAGGATTTCTGTTTGTAAAATTGCCTGAAGAAATATAAGTTTAAAAGTATTTGGGTATGGTGCAAAATCTCCTTTGCAGAAATCAAAAGGTTACTTCCACAAATCATCAACTAACTTCTATGATTTATAACTAACTGCTACAGGAAATTGATATAATTATgtatataaatttttaaaatgaattattATTATACAGTAGTGATGCAGTTTTAATGCCTGTAACATGCAATGCATTACACCTTTGCCTATTACTATGGTTACTGTGTATAAAAGCAAATTAAACAAAACTGCGAAGGTAAGATATGCCATCTAATTGATATACCAGCTGTATGATGAATGCAGAACATGTTTCACTTTATATAGACAAAAGCATTGACGCCATACAAggtctctcgttctcgctcgttgGCAAGAGCAATATTTCGTTCTACTTTTAACAAGTTCCATTGCCATAGCAATATGATGCACAATCATCTTCTGAATCATTCTGAATTCGCTGGCCTTCTTTCCACATCCTGATGCATCAAGTCAACTCCTTGTTTGTAACAAAATTAATTTCGCCTTTGCCCTGGCCTGTGTTGTATCAGACAATGCTTTGTCCATACTTTCAGCTGTTACCATAAGCTATTGTCATTTAAAATCAGGTTAGAAAGGCTTTGAGTTACAGTATATCCTGCATTGCTGCTTGATGATTTAGTTCTTGATGGCAATATCTGTTGCCAACTAGAAAACAAAGCAAATAATATCTCATTTTGCACTAAGGTTGACGAATATTTATGAGTTTGTAATTGAAAAAGCTGGCCAGAACATAATCATGTTACTCAGGAAAATTAATCAATAAAATAAGATTATGAATTCCAAAAGAAAATATGGTTgacagagtcatagagtcatacagcacagaaacaggcccttcagcccattgtctccgtgctggccatcaagcacccatctattctaatcccataaTAATCTGCATTAATCTGCATAATAATTGAAAAAATCTCATTACCTTTAAAATCTTTAATAATATACAAGCTTCTCCACAAAAATAAAAGTACAAATTGTAAGAATTCTCATGATTACAACTTTCATATCAGTTTGGAAAGCAAGCATTAATTTTGCTGATTTATTTCTCATTTCTGAAAACAAGATTGATCCCCCTCATGTAGGATTATTATTTAATATGTTTATAATTTAGATTAAAAAGCCATAAGTGTACTTTTAGATAGTTGTTTATTCAAACTGAAATGATTTGGAAATGGAATCCTGTTTAGTATTTTAATGGAGCTGGTGACACAAAACTTGCTTTTTCTGATCAAAGCAATGCTTACTGGTAACAAGTTGGAATAATTAAAACCAGGGGATTACCATGTTGCACAACACTCATTTCTTAATTTATTCATACTTTACAATCAACTATTCCCAAAACTTTTTACTCCTCCATTCTGGTTTATTTGCTTTAGCCAACTAGCAAGAGTCTCATGACGTCACTTCCAATAAACAAAGTCATTACTCAATTCCTCTTTTCTGAAGCAGAAGGAGTTCAGTCTCTTCTGAATCTCTATCTTCCTCCAATGATTCCTCAGGGATTTCTTCAATAAGAAGCTCAGTGTTGTCTTCATTTTCTATCATGTGGTCCTCGCCCTGACCTTCCATCATCTCCACCTCCTGTACCACCACATCCCCATCTCTCATCTTCTTAACCCAAAATGTAAATGGTGGAATTCTGTAGACGGTTGTCCGACACCTTGCTGTTTTCTGATGACCTGGTGTAAAGGACTTCTTCAGCCTTGCTCTTGAGTCCTTcatcttctctctcctttcttgtgTCACTATCTTGTTGCCGAGCTTGTTCATTTTCTTTTCAAATGTGTGCTTTGTCTTTTGCAGGTTTTCCCTTGTCGCTTGTCTGGTCCTCTCCATGTTCTCCTTTGTTCTCAGTCGGGTCTTCTGTAGATTTTCCCTTGTCCTTTGCTTAGCCTTTTCCACTGTCTCCTTGGAGAATGCCTTCTTGAAGTCATCCATACGCTTCATGCTACTCCTTTTCAGGCGGACTGCTGTTGTTTCCTCTTCAATGACTTCGAGTTCCACCTCTTCATCAGAGGAGAGTGAGATCGTTTCACCCTCAGGGTGGTTCTCATTGGTCACAAGTTCTCTTCCTTCGGCACTTTCCTCTGGTGCTTTCATGTGCTCTTTTACAGATCTGCTAAGGCTCAGTTTTGCAGGCATAGGTGTATCATCCTGAAAGATACAAAATACAATATTATAGCAAAGGAAGTTTCTTTGACAAAAATCCTATAAAAGCTATTCAGTTTTAATATTTGATAATATTTTGCCCAAGTTAGCTCAAAGGTTTTCGCTGGTAGTGAAATCCTTCTATCTATCAACATGATATGTTTCGATGAATTATAATATTTTGTCTTCTAGCTTTCCAGCCTGCACACTGTTACAATCCTGTTAGGCACCATTAATGTTTGAAGAGAAATATGAACACCCAATAATTAACTGACAGAACTCTGCCAGgataggttgaacaggctgggcttatttccaatggagtttagaaggcttaggggtgacttgattgaagtatatatgaccctgaatggtcttgacaaagtggataTGGAAATAATGTTTCTGCTTGTGCGTGAATCCAGTACCAGGGgggactgttttaaaattaaggggtgtTCTTTTAGGACAGGTGTGAGGagcaatattttctctcagagggttgtacaaCTTTGTaactctctacctcagaaggcagtggaggcagggtcattgaatatctttaaggtggaggtagatagattcttgttagggaaGGGGGTCAAAAGggcagatgggaatatggaattagaaatacaaacagatcagccatgatctaattgaatggtggagcaggttcgaggggccaattggcctacttctgctcctttgtATGTTCATACACATATAtaaaatatttcacatttttaaagagaaacaaaaagaatTAAACTGAGTAAGCACAATTAACTTAAGACTATAACTTAAATACTTATGCtataaactcagttctactttttacttCCTCCAAGCATTTTCTTGTCTTATGAAATCTTGAAGGTTTATTCACATTTCCTGGGACCAACCCAAAGGTATGCCACAATCCTCTGGAATTTACTTTAATTCTCCTTAATATTCTAGCTATTCCTCGAGGTACAATTTTCATGGGGATCCTTCCAATAGCTTTTGGATGAGCAACATTTCAGTTTTCTTTCAGGACCTTGCAACTTCAGCTCCTTGTTCTGGCTTTGGGCATACAAAAATTGCTTTTCTTTCCCAGTTTTCTTCCACAGCTTCTGTACAGCTCTTTCTAGGCTAACTATTCAAACTGATTGCTTTCTGCCTCAAGACTCTATGAGGACCACTGCAGATTTATCCCACTAGCTGTAAGCATGATTTGGGATGATTCAAGCAGAAATTCAAACAGATTGTTTTACTTTCAAATAACTCTTTGATTCTGCAACCCATATGAATACTTTATATTGCTAATGGAGCTTTTTGACTTTCTTTCCCAGAattgtgagcttttattttcttctATGGAGAGAACGATAGACATCCAGGCTCTTCTAAGAGGTTCAGAAATGGGCCACCTCTTTTTTAATGTTTACACTTCTAACTCTGATCTTCACTTAAACATAGGTTATCTTTTAGTTGCAATTAACTTcaagcttgtttgaattgcatttacttcagggttgtttatcagtttctcaatcagATGCCCCTATTTTTCTACAGTTAAaattttaattcctaaaactagaaattatattctaaaacatatgacTTATGAACCAGATTTTCACAGCGATGCTATGATTGCTTTTGATTGTTCTTGTAGCCAAGGCAAAGAGGAGGACATGAACAGGCAGAGTatttggagatagagagagtgagatgctATAGCCATTCATACTGTAGAAGTGAAGAGAGTTCAATTCCAGTTCCAATGCCAGATTGTCTCACTAAGATGGTGTACAGTGACCCCAACAATTTCAGTCTTATGTAAGAACAATCTaccccatcactctcctgacataTTCTGCACTTTCTCAGGTTTGTTGAGCTTGCTTCCAATGGTGCAAAGTGTAGCAGAGTGTTTGTGGTGAAAGGTGAATCTCTATTATAGTGAAACAACACAACTCAGTTTCTCAGAAATATGGGGCACATGCCATTCAGAGTGTCTGGGCCTCCACCTTAGAATAGAAACATACCAAGCAGTTTGCATGCCATGCTGAGAGGCTCATCTCACCAGGTGCAAACCACAACCatgaacagggagagatagactaTGGCCAAACAGAAACTGGAAGCACATTGTCACTGTCTCTCATGGCCAACCCAACAACATGACCTCTGCATCTATTGTCTGACAGTTAACGGTGGAAACAATAGGAAAGGGTTTATATCATTGgaatagtaatccaaagacctggACCtggatccagagacatgagttcaaatcccaccacagcagctaaaCAATCTAAATACAATTAATTAAATACATTTGGAATTATAAAACCAGTGCCAGTAACATTAAACCAATGTTGATATACAATTGGGAAGGAGTGGCCTTCAGCAGCTTAAAACATTGACCCCTGATCCGATGAAGTCTCAgggaatcaggtcaaacataggcaaggaaacctcttgttgATTATCACCTACTATCCTTAATTGacaaatcagcactctcctgtgctgAACACTActtagaagaagcactgagggaaaGCTGGCTGGGTCACATTAATGTCTACCACCAAGAGTTGTTCATTTGCACCACTACCGACCAAGCAGGTCCAGGTCCTGTAGGACATATCTGCTAGCAGGCGAAGAGAAAACCAACACAAgggaaaacaaaagcaaaatattgtggatgctggaaatctgaaataaaaacagaaaatgctggaaaagctcagcaggtctggtagacagagaaacagaatgaaTGTTTCGAGTCTTCCTCAGAGCAGGAACATATTTGACCTTGTTCTCACCAATCAATGTGCCACAGGTGCATGTCCATGACAGTTTTGGTAGGAGTGGCCACTACTCAGTCTTTGTGCAGACTAGGTACCTCCTTTCACactgagggtaccctccatcatgctgcGTTGCATTACCGCAATGCTGAATGGAATAGGTTCGGGACAGATCTAGAAGCTCAAAACAACCATCTGTGAACTGTGTGCtatgagcagcagcagaactgtattctggaacaatctgtaacctcatggcctggcatatccctcactttcTTGTTACAATCAAGCCACGGGCCCGATCATGGTTCAATGAGAAGAATAGAGAGCAAACCAGGAACAGCACTAGAAACAGCACCGGGAGCAGCACCGGGAACAgcaccaggaacagcaccaggaatACTATTAATGAGAtaccaacctgatgaagctacaacacaagattgCATGCTTTCTAAGCGGTGGCAGCAACATACTGGGGAGAGAGCTAaacaatctcacaaccaacagatcaggtcaaAGCCCTTCAGCTCagtcacattcagtcatgaatggcgaTGGACAATTATGCAACTCAAAGTAGAAGGCGCTACTACATCACCATGATCAATGATGGCAGAGCCTAGCGCgtaagtgcaaaagacaaagagTGTTTGcagctatcttcagccagaagtacaaaGTAGCTGATCCATCTTTGCCTCCTCCTTAGGCCTCTAGCATCACAAAAACTAGTCTCCAGCCAAGGTGAATGACTCCAACTGACATTAAAAAATAGCTGAGTGCACTGGACAAAGCACATTGTAAAGACTAGGGGTTCTGACAACATCCAGCc containing:
- the LOC121269006 gene encoding caveolae-associated protein 1-like, with protein sequence MADSMQTEEQESPEVPEAQEQDESPKQEPQFNGVLVLTLLDKVMGMVDKIQTSQQQLEQRHLEMENAVFNIQNELSKLTKSHATTSNSVDKMLEKIRKVNVNVKTIKHNMEKQGAQIKKLETNEATLLKRNNFKVMIYQDDTPMPAKLSLSRSVKEHMKAPEESAEGRELVTNENHPEGETISLSSDEEVELEVIEEETTAVRLKRSSMKRMDDFKKAFSKETVEKAKQRTRENLQKTRLRTKENMERTRQATRENLQKTKHTFEKKMNKLGNKIVTQERREKMKDSRARLKKSFTPGHQKTARCRTTVYRIPPFTFWVKKMRDGDVVVQEVEMMEGQGEDHMIENEDNTELLIEEIPEESLEEDRDSEETELLLLQKRGIE